Proteins co-encoded in one Arachis hypogaea cultivar Tifrunner chromosome 13, arahy.Tifrunner.gnm2.J5K5, whole genome shotgun sequence genomic window:
- the LOC112737551 gene encoding zinc finger CCCH domain-containing protein 13 isoform X5, whose protein sequence is MEKKSYCHRSDRRHWRKQGITGQSDISASLKVSDRIQEPVKEGKFVSSCSRNTLEEQLKKVQLDIRTFEDRKFQLSVYLDESAQEVDSLNSRIQELEAQLVKENEECKRINSGIRKFIRVYNHNSQLQEELKRSQVRLQRLGDQLVSDIARIGAEEEDLSIDIVSNGENNSHPPIPKHNAEQNDASPHGKKLHVHAEQDVLEELKQDRSKVGNSVETRRNRKRSRWNLPAQLNDKDNVGLETPNDGTEDARPLDIESKQKRGKLNSSDNLSSEKLKEFRNEVPSTSMAAHVFDEEVEIVFDDRIDLNEIAHTENDNEVALEVKGVPLMLPPALIPHTNYSQTFVVKDLKTISISCSTRGTTRMWTWMVLMKGEMWILSD, encoded by the exons ATGGAGAAAAAAAG TTATTGCCATCGCAGTGACAGAAGACATTGGAGAAAACAGGGCATTACTGGCCAAAGTGATATTTCTGCAAGCTTGAAAGTCTCAGATAGAATTCAAGAACCGGTTAAAGAAGGAAAATTCGTTTCTTCTTGTTCTAGAAATACACTTGAGGAGcag TTAAAGAAAGTACAGTTGGATATCAGGACTTTTGAGGACCGAAAATTCCAACTATCG GTTTACCTGGATGAGAGTGCTCAAGAAGTGGATAGCCTTAATTCTAGAATTCAGGAACTTGAAGCTCAGTTAGTTAAAGAGAATGAGGAGTGTAAAAG AATCAATTCTGGAATAAGGAAGTTTATCAGAGTGTACAATCATAATTCGCAGCTACAAGAAGAACTGAAGAG ATCACAAGTCCGACTTCAAAGGCTTGGTGATCAACTTGTCTCGGATATTGCTAgaattggtgctgaggaagaagatcTAAGCATTGATATTGTAAGCAATGGTGAGAATAATAGTCATCCTCCAATCCCCAAACATAATGCCGAACAGAATGATGCATCTCCCCATGGAAAAAAGCTGCATGTGCATGCTGAGCAGGATGTATTGGAAGAGTTAAAACAAG ATAGATCAAAAGTTGGGAATTcggttgaaacaagaagaaacagGAAGCGATCTCGTTGGAATTTGCCTGCTCAATTGAATGACAAGGATAATGTAGGCCTTGAAACTCCAAACGATGGAACTGAAGATGCTAGGCCTTTAGATATTGAAAGCAAGCAGAAGAGAGGAAAGCTGAATTCTTCTGACAACCTTTCTTCAGAAAAG TTGAAGGAATTTAGGAATGAAGTGCCGTCAACAAGCATGGCAGCTCATGTGTTTGACGAGGAAGTTGAGATTGTATTTGATGACAGAATTGACCTCAACGAAATTGCACATACAGAAAATGACAATGAAGTGGCATTAGAGGTGAAGGGCGTACCCCTAATGCTTCCCCCAGCATTGATTCCCCATACCAATTATTCGCAG ACATTTGTTGTTAAAGACTTAAAGACCATTTCAATCTCGTGCAGTACGAGGGGGACGACGAGAATGTGGACGTGGATGGTCTTGATGAAGGGGGAAATGTGGATATTGTCTGATTAA
- the LOC112737551 gene encoding zinc finger CCCH domain-containing protein 13 isoform X4, with product MVERKQFKTRLCVPYQRGRCTRHNCNFAHGNAELRRFSATYNGRKDLANDLRDTLDRRYLSPRRHSPTRDGRGHQAIHEHSPSRSMEKKSDRRHWRKQGITGQSDISASLKVSDRIQEPVKEGKFVSSCSRNTLEEQLKKVQLDIRTFEDRKFQLSVYLDESAQEVDSLNSRIQELEAQLVKENEECKRINSGIRKFIRVYNHNSQLQEELKRSQVRLQRLGDQLVSDIARIGAEEEDLSIDIVSNGENNSHPPIPKHNAEQNDASPHGKKLHVHAEQDVLEELKQDRSKVGNSVETRRNRKRSRWNLPAQLNDKDNVGLETPNDGTEDARPLDIESKQKRGKLNSSDNLSSEKLKEFRNEVPSTSMAAHVFDEEVEIVFDDRIDLNEIAHTENDNEVALEVKGVPLMLPPALIPHTNYSQYEGDDENVDVDGLDEGGNVDIV from the exons ATGGTTGAACGAAAGCAATTCAAGACAAGGTTATGTGTTCCTTATCAGAGAGGACGCTGCACGCGTCATAATTGCAACTTTGCGCATGGCAATGCTGAGTTGCGAAGGTTCTCTGCCACTTATAATG GTAGGAAAGACTTAGCCAATGACTTGAGGGATACACTAGACAGAAGGTATTTATCACCTCGAAGGCACTCGCCAACTCGAGATGGTAGAGGACACCAGGCCATTCATG AACACAGTCCGTCAAGATCCATGGAGAAAAAAAG TGACAGAAGACATTGGAGAAAACAGGGCATTACTGGCCAAAGTGATATTTCTGCAAGCTTGAAAGTCTCAGATAGAATTCAAGAACCGGTTAAAGAAGGAAAATTCGTTTCTTCTTGTTCTAGAAATACACTTGAGGAGcag TTAAAGAAAGTACAGTTGGATATCAGGACTTTTGAGGACCGAAAATTCCAACTATCG GTTTACCTGGATGAGAGTGCTCAAGAAGTGGATAGCCTTAATTCTAGAATTCAGGAACTTGAAGCTCAGTTAGTTAAAGAGAATGAGGAGTGTAAAAG AATCAATTCTGGAATAAGGAAGTTTATCAGAGTGTACAATCATAATTCGCAGCTACAAGAAGAACTGAAGAG ATCACAAGTCCGACTTCAAAGGCTTGGTGATCAACTTGTCTCGGATATTGCTAgaattggtgctgaggaagaagatcTAAGCATTGATATTGTAAGCAATGGTGAGAATAATAGTCATCCTCCAATCCCCAAACATAATGCCGAACAGAATGATGCATCTCCCCATGGAAAAAAGCTGCATGTGCATGCTGAGCAGGATGTATTGGAAGAGTTAAAACAAG ATAGATCAAAAGTTGGGAATTcggttgaaacaagaagaaacagGAAGCGATCTCGTTGGAATTTGCCTGCTCAATTGAATGACAAGGATAATGTAGGCCTTGAAACTCCAAACGATGGAACTGAAGATGCTAGGCCTTTAGATATTGAAAGCAAGCAGAAGAGAGGAAAGCTGAATTCTTCTGACAACCTTTCTTCAGAAAAG TTGAAGGAATTTAGGAATGAAGTGCCGTCAACAAGCATGGCAGCTCATGTGTTTGACGAGGAAGTTGAGATTGTATTTGATGACAGAATTGACCTCAACGAAATTGCACATACAGAAAATGACAATGAAGTGGCATTAGAGGTGAAGGGCGTACCCCTAATGCTTCCCCCAGCATTGATTCCCCATACCAATTATTCGCAG TACGAGGGGGACGACGAGAATGTGGACGTGGATGGTCTTGATGAAGGGGGAAATGTGGATATTGTCTGA
- the LOC112737551 gene encoding zinc finger CCCH domain-containing protein 13 isoform X3, whose translation MVERKQFKTRLCVPYQRGRCTRHNCNFAHGNAELRRFSATYNGRKDLANDLRDTLDRRYLSPRRHSPTRDGRGHQAIHEHSPSRSMEKKSYCHRSDRRHWRKQGITGQSDISASLKVSDRIQEPVKEGKFVSSCSRNTLEEQLKKVQLDIRTFEDRKFQLSVYLDESAQEVDSLNSRIQELEAQLVKENEECKRINSGIRKFIRVYNHNSQLQEELKRSQVRLQRLGDQLVSDIARIGAEEEDLSIDIVSNGENNSHPPIPKHNAEQNDASPHGKKLHVHAEQDVLEELKQDRSKVGNSVETRRNRKRSRWNLPAQLNDKDNVGLETPNDGTEDARPLDIESKQKRGKLNSSDNLSSEKLKEFRNEVPSTSMAAHVFDEEVEIVFDDRIDLNEIAHTENDNEVALEVKGVPLMLPPALIPHTNYSQYEGDDENVDVDGLDEGGNVDIV comes from the exons ATGGTTGAACGAAAGCAATTCAAGACAAGGTTATGTGTTCCTTATCAGAGAGGACGCTGCACGCGTCATAATTGCAACTTTGCGCATGGCAATGCTGAGTTGCGAAGGTTCTCTGCCACTTATAATG GTAGGAAAGACTTAGCCAATGACTTGAGGGATACACTAGACAGAAGGTATTTATCACCTCGAAGGCACTCGCCAACTCGAGATGGTAGAGGACACCAGGCCATTCATG AACACAGTCCGTCAAGATCCATGGAGAAAAAAAG TTATTGCCATCGCAGTGACAGAAGACATTGGAGAAAACAGGGCATTACTGGCCAAAGTGATATTTCTGCAAGCTTGAAAGTCTCAGATAGAATTCAAGAACCGGTTAAAGAAGGAAAATTCGTTTCTTCTTGTTCTAGAAATACACTTGAGGAGcag TTAAAGAAAGTACAGTTGGATATCAGGACTTTTGAGGACCGAAAATTCCAACTATCG GTTTACCTGGATGAGAGTGCTCAAGAAGTGGATAGCCTTAATTCTAGAATTCAGGAACTTGAAGCTCAGTTAGTTAAAGAGAATGAGGAGTGTAAAAG AATCAATTCTGGAATAAGGAAGTTTATCAGAGTGTACAATCATAATTCGCAGCTACAAGAAGAACTGAAGAG ATCACAAGTCCGACTTCAAAGGCTTGGTGATCAACTTGTCTCGGATATTGCTAgaattggtgctgaggaagaagatcTAAGCATTGATATTGTAAGCAATGGTGAGAATAATAGTCATCCTCCAATCCCCAAACATAATGCCGAACAGAATGATGCATCTCCCCATGGAAAAAAGCTGCATGTGCATGCTGAGCAGGATGTATTGGAAGAGTTAAAACAAG ATAGATCAAAAGTTGGGAATTcggttgaaacaagaagaaacagGAAGCGATCTCGTTGGAATTTGCCTGCTCAATTGAATGACAAGGATAATGTAGGCCTTGAAACTCCAAACGATGGAACTGAAGATGCTAGGCCTTTAGATATTGAAAGCAAGCAGAAGAGAGGAAAGCTGAATTCTTCTGACAACCTTTCTTCAGAAAAG TTGAAGGAATTTAGGAATGAAGTGCCGTCAACAAGCATGGCAGCTCATGTGTTTGACGAGGAAGTTGAGATTGTATTTGATGACAGAATTGACCTCAACGAAATTGCACATACAGAAAATGACAATGAAGTGGCATTAGAGGTGAAGGGCGTACCCCTAATGCTTCCCCCAGCATTGATTCCCCATACCAATTATTCGCAG TACGAGGGGGACGACGAGAATGTGGACGTGGATGGTCTTGATGAAGGGGGAAATGTGGATATTGTCTGA
- the LOC112737551 gene encoding zinc finger CCCH domain-containing protein 13 isoform X6, translating to MEKKSDRRHWRKQGITGQSDISASLKVSDRIQEPVKEGKFVSSCSRNTLEEQLKKVQLDIRTFEDRKFQLSVYLDESAQEVDSLNSRIQELEAQLVKENEECKRINSGIRKFIRVYNHNSQLQEELKRSQVRLQRLGDQLVSDIARIGAEEEDLSIDIVSNGENNSHPPIPKHNAEQNDASPHGKKLHVHAEQDVLEELKQDRSKVGNSVETRRNRKRSRWNLPAQLNDKDNVGLETPNDGTEDARPLDIESKQKRGKLNSSDNLSSEKLKEFRNEVPSTSMAAHVFDEEVEIVFDDRIDLNEIAHTENDNEVALEVKGVPLMLPPALIPHTNYSQTFVVKDLKTISISCSTRGTTRMWTWMVLMKGEMWILSD from the exons ATGGAGAAAAAAAG TGACAGAAGACATTGGAGAAAACAGGGCATTACTGGCCAAAGTGATATTTCTGCAAGCTTGAAAGTCTCAGATAGAATTCAAGAACCGGTTAAAGAAGGAAAATTCGTTTCTTCTTGTTCTAGAAATACACTTGAGGAGcag TTAAAGAAAGTACAGTTGGATATCAGGACTTTTGAGGACCGAAAATTCCAACTATCG GTTTACCTGGATGAGAGTGCTCAAGAAGTGGATAGCCTTAATTCTAGAATTCAGGAACTTGAAGCTCAGTTAGTTAAAGAGAATGAGGAGTGTAAAAG AATCAATTCTGGAATAAGGAAGTTTATCAGAGTGTACAATCATAATTCGCAGCTACAAGAAGAACTGAAGAG ATCACAAGTCCGACTTCAAAGGCTTGGTGATCAACTTGTCTCGGATATTGCTAgaattggtgctgaggaagaagatcTAAGCATTGATATTGTAAGCAATGGTGAGAATAATAGTCATCCTCCAATCCCCAAACATAATGCCGAACAGAATGATGCATCTCCCCATGGAAAAAAGCTGCATGTGCATGCTGAGCAGGATGTATTGGAAGAGTTAAAACAAG ATAGATCAAAAGTTGGGAATTcggttgaaacaagaagaaacagGAAGCGATCTCGTTGGAATTTGCCTGCTCAATTGAATGACAAGGATAATGTAGGCCTTGAAACTCCAAACGATGGAACTGAAGATGCTAGGCCTTTAGATATTGAAAGCAAGCAGAAGAGAGGAAAGCTGAATTCTTCTGACAACCTTTCTTCAGAAAAG TTGAAGGAATTTAGGAATGAAGTGCCGTCAACAAGCATGGCAGCTCATGTGTTTGACGAGGAAGTTGAGATTGTATTTGATGACAGAATTGACCTCAACGAAATTGCACATACAGAAAATGACAATGAAGTGGCATTAGAGGTGAAGGGCGTACCCCTAATGCTTCCCCCAGCATTGATTCCCCATACCAATTATTCGCAG ACATTTGTTGTTAAAGACTTAAAGACCATTTCAATCTCGTGCAGTACGAGGGGGACGACGAGAATGTGGACGTGGATGGTCTTGATGAAGGGGGAAATGTGGATATTGTCTGATTAA
- the LOC112737551 gene encoding zinc finger CCCH domain-containing protein 13 isoform X1: MVERKQFKTRLCVPYQRGRCTRHNCNFAHGNAELRRFSATYNGRKDLANDLRDTLDRRYLSPRRHSPTRDGRGHQAIHEHSPSRSMEKKSYCHRSDRRHWRKQGITGQSDISASLKVSDRIQEPVKEGKFVSSCSRNTLEEQLKKVQLDIRTFEDRKFQLSVYLDESAQEVDSLNSRIQELEAQLVKENEECKRINSGIRKFIRVYNHNSQLQEELKRSQVRLQRLGDQLVSDIARIGAEEEDLSIDIVSNGENNSHPPIPKHNAEQNDASPHGKKLHVHAEQDVLEELKQDRSKVGNSVETRRNRKRSRWNLPAQLNDKDNVGLETPNDGTEDARPLDIESKQKRGKLNSSDNLSSEKLKEFRNEVPSTSMAAHVFDEEVEIVFDDRIDLNEIAHTENDNEVALEVKGVPLMLPPALIPHTNYSQTFVVKDLKTISISCSTRGTTRMWTWMVLMKGEMWILSD, from the exons ATGGTTGAACGAAAGCAATTCAAGACAAGGTTATGTGTTCCTTATCAGAGAGGACGCTGCACGCGTCATAATTGCAACTTTGCGCATGGCAATGCTGAGTTGCGAAGGTTCTCTGCCACTTATAATG GTAGGAAAGACTTAGCCAATGACTTGAGGGATACACTAGACAGAAGGTATTTATCACCTCGAAGGCACTCGCCAACTCGAGATGGTAGAGGACACCAGGCCATTCATG AACACAGTCCGTCAAGATCCATGGAGAAAAAAAG TTATTGCCATCGCAGTGACAGAAGACATTGGAGAAAACAGGGCATTACTGGCCAAAGTGATATTTCTGCAAGCTTGAAAGTCTCAGATAGAATTCAAGAACCGGTTAAAGAAGGAAAATTCGTTTCTTCTTGTTCTAGAAATACACTTGAGGAGcag TTAAAGAAAGTACAGTTGGATATCAGGACTTTTGAGGACCGAAAATTCCAACTATCG GTTTACCTGGATGAGAGTGCTCAAGAAGTGGATAGCCTTAATTCTAGAATTCAGGAACTTGAAGCTCAGTTAGTTAAAGAGAATGAGGAGTGTAAAAG AATCAATTCTGGAATAAGGAAGTTTATCAGAGTGTACAATCATAATTCGCAGCTACAAGAAGAACTGAAGAG ATCACAAGTCCGACTTCAAAGGCTTGGTGATCAACTTGTCTCGGATATTGCTAgaattggtgctgaggaagaagatcTAAGCATTGATATTGTAAGCAATGGTGAGAATAATAGTCATCCTCCAATCCCCAAACATAATGCCGAACAGAATGATGCATCTCCCCATGGAAAAAAGCTGCATGTGCATGCTGAGCAGGATGTATTGGAAGAGTTAAAACAAG ATAGATCAAAAGTTGGGAATTcggttgaaacaagaagaaacagGAAGCGATCTCGTTGGAATTTGCCTGCTCAATTGAATGACAAGGATAATGTAGGCCTTGAAACTCCAAACGATGGAACTGAAGATGCTAGGCCTTTAGATATTGAAAGCAAGCAGAAGAGAGGAAAGCTGAATTCTTCTGACAACCTTTCTTCAGAAAAG TTGAAGGAATTTAGGAATGAAGTGCCGTCAACAAGCATGGCAGCTCATGTGTTTGACGAGGAAGTTGAGATTGTATTTGATGACAGAATTGACCTCAACGAAATTGCACATACAGAAAATGACAATGAAGTGGCATTAGAGGTGAAGGGCGTACCCCTAATGCTTCCCCCAGCATTGATTCCCCATACCAATTATTCGCAG ACATTTGTTGTTAAAGACTTAAAGACCATTTCAATCTCGTGCAGTACGAGGGGGACGACGAGAATGTGGACGTGGATGGTCTTGATGAAGGGGGAAATGTGGATATTGTCTGATTAA
- the LOC112737551 gene encoding zinc finger CCCH domain-containing protein 13 isoform X7, producing the protein MEKKSYCHRSDRRHWRKQGITGQSDISASLKVSDRIQEPVKEGKFVSSCSRNTLEEQLKKVQLDIRTFEDRKFQLSVYLDESAQEVDSLNSRIQELEAQLVKENEECKRINSGIRKFIRVYNHNSQLQEELKRSQVRLQRLGDQLVSDIARIGAEEEDLSIDIVSNGENNSHPPIPKHNAEQNDASPHGKKLHVHAEQDVLEELKQDRSKVGNSVETRRNRKRSRWNLPAQLNDKDNVGLETPNDGTEDARPLDIESKQKRGKLNSSDNLSSEKLKEFRNEVPSTSMAAHVFDEEVEIVFDDRIDLNEIAHTENDNEVALEVKGVPLMLPPALIPHTNYSQYEGDDENVDVDGLDEGGNVDIV; encoded by the exons ATGGAGAAAAAAAG TTATTGCCATCGCAGTGACAGAAGACATTGGAGAAAACAGGGCATTACTGGCCAAAGTGATATTTCTGCAAGCTTGAAAGTCTCAGATAGAATTCAAGAACCGGTTAAAGAAGGAAAATTCGTTTCTTCTTGTTCTAGAAATACACTTGAGGAGcag TTAAAGAAAGTACAGTTGGATATCAGGACTTTTGAGGACCGAAAATTCCAACTATCG GTTTACCTGGATGAGAGTGCTCAAGAAGTGGATAGCCTTAATTCTAGAATTCAGGAACTTGAAGCTCAGTTAGTTAAAGAGAATGAGGAGTGTAAAAG AATCAATTCTGGAATAAGGAAGTTTATCAGAGTGTACAATCATAATTCGCAGCTACAAGAAGAACTGAAGAG ATCACAAGTCCGACTTCAAAGGCTTGGTGATCAACTTGTCTCGGATATTGCTAgaattggtgctgaggaagaagatcTAAGCATTGATATTGTAAGCAATGGTGAGAATAATAGTCATCCTCCAATCCCCAAACATAATGCCGAACAGAATGATGCATCTCCCCATGGAAAAAAGCTGCATGTGCATGCTGAGCAGGATGTATTGGAAGAGTTAAAACAAG ATAGATCAAAAGTTGGGAATTcggttgaaacaagaagaaacagGAAGCGATCTCGTTGGAATTTGCCTGCTCAATTGAATGACAAGGATAATGTAGGCCTTGAAACTCCAAACGATGGAACTGAAGATGCTAGGCCTTTAGATATTGAAAGCAAGCAGAAGAGAGGAAAGCTGAATTCTTCTGACAACCTTTCTTCAGAAAAG TTGAAGGAATTTAGGAATGAAGTGCCGTCAACAAGCATGGCAGCTCATGTGTTTGACGAGGAAGTTGAGATTGTATTTGATGACAGAATTGACCTCAACGAAATTGCACATACAGAAAATGACAATGAAGTGGCATTAGAGGTGAAGGGCGTACCCCTAATGCTTCCCCCAGCATTGATTCCCCATACCAATTATTCGCAG TACGAGGGGGACGACGAGAATGTGGACGTGGATGGTCTTGATGAAGGGGGAAATGTGGATATTGTCTGA
- the LOC112737551 gene encoding zinc finger CCCH domain-containing protein 13 isoform X8 produces the protein MEKKSDRRHWRKQGITGQSDISASLKVSDRIQEPVKEGKFVSSCSRNTLEEQLKKVQLDIRTFEDRKFQLSVYLDESAQEVDSLNSRIQELEAQLVKENEECKRINSGIRKFIRVYNHNSQLQEELKRSQVRLQRLGDQLVSDIARIGAEEEDLSIDIVSNGENNSHPPIPKHNAEQNDASPHGKKLHVHAEQDVLEELKQDRSKVGNSVETRRNRKRSRWNLPAQLNDKDNVGLETPNDGTEDARPLDIESKQKRGKLNSSDNLSSEKLKEFRNEVPSTSMAAHVFDEEVEIVFDDRIDLNEIAHTENDNEVALEVKGVPLMLPPALIPHTNYSQYEGDDENVDVDGLDEGGNVDIV, from the exons ATGGAGAAAAAAAG TGACAGAAGACATTGGAGAAAACAGGGCATTACTGGCCAAAGTGATATTTCTGCAAGCTTGAAAGTCTCAGATAGAATTCAAGAACCGGTTAAAGAAGGAAAATTCGTTTCTTCTTGTTCTAGAAATACACTTGAGGAGcag TTAAAGAAAGTACAGTTGGATATCAGGACTTTTGAGGACCGAAAATTCCAACTATCG GTTTACCTGGATGAGAGTGCTCAAGAAGTGGATAGCCTTAATTCTAGAATTCAGGAACTTGAAGCTCAGTTAGTTAAAGAGAATGAGGAGTGTAAAAG AATCAATTCTGGAATAAGGAAGTTTATCAGAGTGTACAATCATAATTCGCAGCTACAAGAAGAACTGAAGAG ATCACAAGTCCGACTTCAAAGGCTTGGTGATCAACTTGTCTCGGATATTGCTAgaattggtgctgaggaagaagatcTAAGCATTGATATTGTAAGCAATGGTGAGAATAATAGTCATCCTCCAATCCCCAAACATAATGCCGAACAGAATGATGCATCTCCCCATGGAAAAAAGCTGCATGTGCATGCTGAGCAGGATGTATTGGAAGAGTTAAAACAAG ATAGATCAAAAGTTGGGAATTcggttgaaacaagaagaaacagGAAGCGATCTCGTTGGAATTTGCCTGCTCAATTGAATGACAAGGATAATGTAGGCCTTGAAACTCCAAACGATGGAACTGAAGATGCTAGGCCTTTAGATATTGAAAGCAAGCAGAAGAGAGGAAAGCTGAATTCTTCTGACAACCTTTCTTCAGAAAAG TTGAAGGAATTTAGGAATGAAGTGCCGTCAACAAGCATGGCAGCTCATGTGTTTGACGAGGAAGTTGAGATTGTATTTGATGACAGAATTGACCTCAACGAAATTGCACATACAGAAAATGACAATGAAGTGGCATTAGAGGTGAAGGGCGTACCCCTAATGCTTCCCCCAGCATTGATTCCCCATACCAATTATTCGCAG TACGAGGGGGACGACGAGAATGTGGACGTGGATGGTCTTGATGAAGGGGGAAATGTGGATATTGTCTGA
- the LOC112737551 gene encoding zinc finger CCCH domain-containing protein 13 isoform X2, with protein MVERKQFKTRLCVPYQRGRCTRHNCNFAHGNAELRRFSATYNGRKDLANDLRDTLDRRYLSPRRHSPTRDGRGHQAIHEHSPSRSMEKKSDRRHWRKQGITGQSDISASLKVSDRIQEPVKEGKFVSSCSRNTLEEQLKKVQLDIRTFEDRKFQLSVYLDESAQEVDSLNSRIQELEAQLVKENEECKRINSGIRKFIRVYNHNSQLQEELKRSQVRLQRLGDQLVSDIARIGAEEEDLSIDIVSNGENNSHPPIPKHNAEQNDASPHGKKLHVHAEQDVLEELKQDRSKVGNSVETRRNRKRSRWNLPAQLNDKDNVGLETPNDGTEDARPLDIESKQKRGKLNSSDNLSSEKLKEFRNEVPSTSMAAHVFDEEVEIVFDDRIDLNEIAHTENDNEVALEVKGVPLMLPPALIPHTNYSQTFVVKDLKTISISCSTRGTTRMWTWMVLMKGEMWILSD; from the exons ATGGTTGAACGAAAGCAATTCAAGACAAGGTTATGTGTTCCTTATCAGAGAGGACGCTGCACGCGTCATAATTGCAACTTTGCGCATGGCAATGCTGAGTTGCGAAGGTTCTCTGCCACTTATAATG GTAGGAAAGACTTAGCCAATGACTTGAGGGATACACTAGACAGAAGGTATTTATCACCTCGAAGGCACTCGCCAACTCGAGATGGTAGAGGACACCAGGCCATTCATG AACACAGTCCGTCAAGATCCATGGAGAAAAAAAG TGACAGAAGACATTGGAGAAAACAGGGCATTACTGGCCAAAGTGATATTTCTGCAAGCTTGAAAGTCTCAGATAGAATTCAAGAACCGGTTAAAGAAGGAAAATTCGTTTCTTCTTGTTCTAGAAATACACTTGAGGAGcag TTAAAGAAAGTACAGTTGGATATCAGGACTTTTGAGGACCGAAAATTCCAACTATCG GTTTACCTGGATGAGAGTGCTCAAGAAGTGGATAGCCTTAATTCTAGAATTCAGGAACTTGAAGCTCAGTTAGTTAAAGAGAATGAGGAGTGTAAAAG AATCAATTCTGGAATAAGGAAGTTTATCAGAGTGTACAATCATAATTCGCAGCTACAAGAAGAACTGAAGAG ATCACAAGTCCGACTTCAAAGGCTTGGTGATCAACTTGTCTCGGATATTGCTAgaattggtgctgaggaagaagatcTAAGCATTGATATTGTAAGCAATGGTGAGAATAATAGTCATCCTCCAATCCCCAAACATAATGCCGAACAGAATGATGCATCTCCCCATGGAAAAAAGCTGCATGTGCATGCTGAGCAGGATGTATTGGAAGAGTTAAAACAAG ATAGATCAAAAGTTGGGAATTcggttgaaacaagaagaaacagGAAGCGATCTCGTTGGAATTTGCCTGCTCAATTGAATGACAAGGATAATGTAGGCCTTGAAACTCCAAACGATGGAACTGAAGATGCTAGGCCTTTAGATATTGAAAGCAAGCAGAAGAGAGGAAAGCTGAATTCTTCTGACAACCTTTCTTCAGAAAAG TTGAAGGAATTTAGGAATGAAGTGCCGTCAACAAGCATGGCAGCTCATGTGTTTGACGAGGAAGTTGAGATTGTATTTGATGACAGAATTGACCTCAACGAAATTGCACATACAGAAAATGACAATGAAGTGGCATTAGAGGTGAAGGGCGTACCCCTAATGCTTCCCCCAGCATTGATTCCCCATACCAATTATTCGCAG ACATTTGTTGTTAAAGACTTAAAGACCATTTCAATCTCGTGCAGTACGAGGGGGACGACGAGAATGTGGACGTGGATGGTCTTGATGAAGGGGGAAATGTGGATATTGTCTGATTAA